A stretch of Sebastes fasciatus isolate fSebFas1 chromosome 19, fSebFas1.pri, whole genome shotgun sequence DNA encodes these proteins:
- the hook3 gene encoding protein Hook homolog 3 isoform X1 — translation MTTSGPLDRVELCESLLTWIQTFGVEAPCKTVEELTSGIVMAQALQKIDLVYFNDAWISRIKPDVGDNWRLKISNLKKVLKGILDYNQEILGQHINDFTLPDVNLIGEHSDASELGRMLQLILGCAVNCEQKQEYIQTIMMMEESVQHVVMTAIQELMSKETPVMGGTDSYVDLDRQLKKTAEELNDALSTKEEIAQRCRELDMQVAALQEEKSSLLAENQVLMERLNQSDSIEDINSPAGRRHLQLQTQLEQLQEETFRLEASKDDYRIRCEELEKELLDVKSQNEELASLADEAQSLKDEMDVLRHSSDKVSKLEGTVEHYKKKLEDMGLLRRQNKLLEEKNTVLMQGSVSLEEELRKANATKGQLETYKRQVVELQNRLSEESKKADKMEFEYKRVKEKVDSLQKEKDRMRTERDSLKETIEELHCVQAQEGQLTSGLFPMASNDGSDSLAAEITTPEIREHLIRLQHENKMLKLAQEGSDNEKIALLQSLLEDANRRKNELETENRLNNQRLMEEQGQVEELQKNLQEQGSKADDSSILKKKYEEHMEKLRELNNELLKKNAFIDEMEPKYTTSSQRVEDLEEALKKKDEDMKLMEERYKKYLEKAKSVIRTLDPKQNQGSGPEVQALKNQLQEKDRMLHSLEKEMDKTKSQRDYEEKLIVSAWYNMGMSLQKKAAEDRLANTGSGQSFLARQRQATSTRRSYPGHVQPATASNVTA, via the exons ATCCAGACATTTGGAGTGGAGGCTCCATGCAAGACAGTAGAAGAATTGACGAGCGGTATCGTCATGGCCCAAGCTCTGCAGAAAAT AGATCTAGTGTATTTCAATGACGCTTGGATTAGTAGAATCAAGCCAGACGTTGGGGACAACTGGAGGTTAAAG ATCAGCAATCTAAAGAAAGTTCTGAAAGGCATCCTAGACTATAACCAGGAG ATCCTAGGCCAGCACATTAACGACTTTACACTACCAGATGTTAACCTTATCGGAGAACACTCTGACGCATCAGAGCTCGGGAGGATGCTTCAACTTATACTGGGCTGTGCTGTCAACTGTGAACAGAAACAAG AATACATCCAGACCATAATGATGATGGAGGAGTCGGTGCAGCATGTCGTCATGACAGCCATCCAAGAG ctgaTGAGTAAAGAGACTCCAGTGATGGGAGGAACTGACTCGTACGTGGATCTAGACAGACAG CTCAAGAAGACGGCAGAGGAGCTGAACGACGCTTTGTCTACCAAGGAGGAGATCGCCCAGAGGTGTCGGGAGCTTGACATGCAG GTGGCAGCCCTGCAAGAGGAGAAGAGCAGTTTGCTAGCAGAGAACCAGGTCCTGATGGAGAGACTTAACCAGTCTGACTCCATAGAGGATATAAACAGCCCTGCTGGACGCAGACACCTCCAGCTGCAGACACAACTGGAGCAACTACAGGAAGAAACGTTCAG GTTGGAGGCATCAAAAGATGACTACCGAATCCGTTGCGAAGAGCTTGAAAAAGAACTCCTGGACGTGAAGTCGCAGAACGAAGAGCTTGCGTCGCTGGCTGATGAAGCCCAGTCTCTCAAGGACGAGATGGATGTCCTCAG GCATTCATCGGACAAAGTGTCAAAGCTGGAGGGCACAGTGGAACACTACAAGAAGAAACTAGAGGACATGGGACTCCTCAGGAGACAG AATAAGCTTTTGGAGGAGAAGAACACGGTGTTAATGCAGGGCAGCGTCAGTTTGGAAGAGGAGCTACGGAAGGCGAACGCTACCAAGGGCCAGCTGGAGACATACAAGAGACAG GTGGTTGAACTTCAGAACAGACTGTCGGAAGAGTCTAAAAAGGCCGACAAGATGGAGTTTGAGTACAAACGCGTCAAAGAGAAAGTGGACTCTctacagaaagaaaaagat CGTATGCGGACGGAGAGAGACTCTCTGAAGGAGACTATTGAGGAACTACATTGTGTCCAAGCCCAGGAGGGACAGCTCACATCAG GCTTGTTCCCGATGGCCAGCAACGACGGCTCTGATTCGCTGGCTGCTGAGATCACCACCCCAGAGATTCG agaaCATTTGATTCGTCTTCAGCATGAGAACAAGATGTTGAAGCTGGCCCAGGAGGGATCAGACAATGAGAAGATCGCGCTGTTGCAGAGTCTACTGGAGGACGCCAACAGGAGGAAAAATGAGCTGGAGACGGAGAACAG GTTAAACAATCAGCGCCTGATGGAGGAACAGGGTCAGGTAGAGGAGCTACAGAAGAACCTTCAAGAACAGGGTTCCAAAGCAGACGAC tCTTCCATTCTGAAGAAGAAATATGAGGAGCACAT GGAGAAACTACGAGAGCTGAACAATGAGTTACTGAAGAAGAATGCCTTCATCGACGAAATGGAGCCTAAATACACCACCAGCT CCCAACGAGTGGAGGACCTGGAAGAGGCCTTGAAGAAGAAAGATGAAGACATGAaactgatggaggagagataTAAGAAATACCTGGAAAAAGCCAAGAGC GTGATCCGGACCTTGGACCCCAAGCAGAACCAGGGTTCAGGTCCAGAGGTCCAGGCCCTGAAGAACCAGCTGCAGGAGAAGGACAGGATGTTGCACTCATTGGAG AAAGAGATGGACAAGACAAAAAGCCAGAGAGATTACGAGGAGAAACTGATTGTGTCAGCCTGGTACAACATG GGTATGTCTCTGCAGAAGAAGGCGGCTGAAGACAGACTCGCCAACACCGGATCCGGTCAGTCCTTCCTGGCCCGGCAGAGACAAGCCACCAGCACGCGCCGCTCCTATCCGGGCCACGTCCAGCCAGCTACCGCAAG CAATGTCACTGCATGA
- the hook3 gene encoding protein Hook homolog 3 isoform X2 has product MTTSGPLDRVELCESLLTWIQTFGVEAPCKTVEELTSGIVMAQALQKIDLVYFNDAWISRIKPDVGDNWRLKISNLKKVLKGILDYNQEILGQHINDFTLPDVNLIGEHSDASELGRMLQLILGCAVNCEQKQEYIQTIMMMEESVQHVVMTAIQELMSKETPVMGGTDSYVDLDRQLKKTAEELNDALSTKEEIAQRCRELDMQVAALQEEKSSLLAENQVLMERLNQSDSIEDINSPAGRRHLQLQTQLEQLQEETFRLEASKDDYRIRCEELEKELLDVKSQNEELASLADEAQSLKDEMDVLRHSSDKVSKLEGTVEHYKKKLEDMGLLRRQNKLLEEKNTVLMQGSVSLEEELRKANATKGQLETYKRQVVELQNRLSEESKKADKMEFEYKRVKEKVDSLQKEKDRMRTERDSLKETIEELHCVQAQEGQLTSGLFPMASNDGSDSLAAEITTPEIREHLIRLQHENKMLKLAQEGSDNEKIALLQSLLEDANRRKNELETENRLNNQRLMEEQGQVEELQKNLQEQGSKADDSSILKKKYEEHMEKLRELNNELLKKNAFIDEMEPKYTTSSQRVEDLEEALKKKDEDMKLMEERYKKYLEKAKSVIRTLDPKQNQGSGPEVQALKNQLQEKDRMLHSLEKEMDKTKSQRDYEEKLIVSAWYNMGMSLQKKAAEDRLANTGSGQSFLARQRQATSTRRSYPGHVQPATARSMR; this is encoded by the exons ATCCAGACATTTGGAGTGGAGGCTCCATGCAAGACAGTAGAAGAATTGACGAGCGGTATCGTCATGGCCCAAGCTCTGCAGAAAAT AGATCTAGTGTATTTCAATGACGCTTGGATTAGTAGAATCAAGCCAGACGTTGGGGACAACTGGAGGTTAAAG ATCAGCAATCTAAAGAAAGTTCTGAAAGGCATCCTAGACTATAACCAGGAG ATCCTAGGCCAGCACATTAACGACTTTACACTACCAGATGTTAACCTTATCGGAGAACACTCTGACGCATCAGAGCTCGGGAGGATGCTTCAACTTATACTGGGCTGTGCTGTCAACTGTGAACAGAAACAAG AATACATCCAGACCATAATGATGATGGAGGAGTCGGTGCAGCATGTCGTCATGACAGCCATCCAAGAG ctgaTGAGTAAAGAGACTCCAGTGATGGGAGGAACTGACTCGTACGTGGATCTAGACAGACAG CTCAAGAAGACGGCAGAGGAGCTGAACGACGCTTTGTCTACCAAGGAGGAGATCGCCCAGAGGTGTCGGGAGCTTGACATGCAG GTGGCAGCCCTGCAAGAGGAGAAGAGCAGTTTGCTAGCAGAGAACCAGGTCCTGATGGAGAGACTTAACCAGTCTGACTCCATAGAGGATATAAACAGCCCTGCTGGACGCAGACACCTCCAGCTGCAGACACAACTGGAGCAACTACAGGAAGAAACGTTCAG GTTGGAGGCATCAAAAGATGACTACCGAATCCGTTGCGAAGAGCTTGAAAAAGAACTCCTGGACGTGAAGTCGCAGAACGAAGAGCTTGCGTCGCTGGCTGATGAAGCCCAGTCTCTCAAGGACGAGATGGATGTCCTCAG GCATTCATCGGACAAAGTGTCAAAGCTGGAGGGCACAGTGGAACACTACAAGAAGAAACTAGAGGACATGGGACTCCTCAGGAGACAG AATAAGCTTTTGGAGGAGAAGAACACGGTGTTAATGCAGGGCAGCGTCAGTTTGGAAGAGGAGCTACGGAAGGCGAACGCTACCAAGGGCCAGCTGGAGACATACAAGAGACAG GTGGTTGAACTTCAGAACAGACTGTCGGAAGAGTCTAAAAAGGCCGACAAGATGGAGTTTGAGTACAAACGCGTCAAAGAGAAAGTGGACTCTctacagaaagaaaaagat CGTATGCGGACGGAGAGAGACTCTCTGAAGGAGACTATTGAGGAACTACATTGTGTCCAAGCCCAGGAGGGACAGCTCACATCAG GCTTGTTCCCGATGGCCAGCAACGACGGCTCTGATTCGCTGGCTGCTGAGATCACCACCCCAGAGATTCG agaaCATTTGATTCGTCTTCAGCATGAGAACAAGATGTTGAAGCTGGCCCAGGAGGGATCAGACAATGAGAAGATCGCGCTGTTGCAGAGTCTACTGGAGGACGCCAACAGGAGGAAAAATGAGCTGGAGACGGAGAACAG GTTAAACAATCAGCGCCTGATGGAGGAACAGGGTCAGGTAGAGGAGCTACAGAAGAACCTTCAAGAACAGGGTTCCAAAGCAGACGAC tCTTCCATTCTGAAGAAGAAATATGAGGAGCACAT GGAGAAACTACGAGAGCTGAACAATGAGTTACTGAAGAAGAATGCCTTCATCGACGAAATGGAGCCTAAATACACCACCAGCT CCCAACGAGTGGAGGACCTGGAAGAGGCCTTGAAGAAGAAAGATGAAGACATGAaactgatggaggagagataTAAGAAATACCTGGAAAAAGCCAAGAGC GTGATCCGGACCTTGGACCCCAAGCAGAACCAGGGTTCAGGTCCAGAGGTCCAGGCCCTGAAGAACCAGCTGCAGGAGAAGGACAGGATGTTGCACTCATTGGAG AAAGAGATGGACAAGACAAAAAGCCAGAGAGATTACGAGGAGAAACTGATTGTGTCAGCCTGGTACAACATG GGTATGTCTCTGCAGAAGAAGGCGGCTGAAGACAGACTCGCCAACACCGGATCCGGTCAGTCCTTCCTGGCCCGGCAGAGACAAGCCACCAGCACGCGCCGCTCCTATCCGGGCCACGTCCAGCCAGCTACCGCAAG ATCCATGAGGTAG
- the hook3 gene encoding protein Hook homolog 3 isoform X3, whose translation MTTSGPLDRVELCESLLTWIQTFGVEAPCKTVEELTSGIVMAQALQKIDLVYFNDAWISRIKPDVGDNWRLKISNLKKVLKGILDYNQEILGQHINDFTLPDVNLIGEHSDASELGRMLQLILGCAVNCEQKQEYIQTIMMMEESVQHVVMTAIQELMSKETPVMGGTDSYVDLDRQLKKTAEELNDALSTKEEIAQRCRELDMQVAALQEEKSSLLAENQVLMERLNQSDSIEDINSPAGRRHLQLQTQLEQLQEETFRLEASKDDYRIRCEELEKELLDVKSQNEELASLADEAQSLKDEMDVLRHSSDKVSKLEGTVEHYKKKLEDMGLLRRQNKLLEEKNTVLMQGSVSLEEELRKANATKGQLETYKRQVVELQNRLSEESKKADKMEFEYKRVKEKVDSLQKEKDRMRTERDSLKETIEELHCVQAQEGQLTSGLFPMASNDGSDSLAAEITTPEIREHLIRLQHENKMLKLAQEGSDNEKIALLQSLLEDANRRKNELETENRLNNQRLMEEQGQVEELQKNLQEQGSKADDSSILKKKYEEHMEKLRELNNELLKKNAFIDEMEPKYTTSSQRVEDLEEALKKKDEDMKLMEERYKKYLEKAKSVIRTLDPKQNQGSGPEVQALKNQLQEKDRMLHSLEKEMDKTKSQRDYEEKLIVSAWYNMGMSLQKKAAEDRLANTGSGQSFLARQRQATSTRRSYPGHVQPATAR comes from the exons ATCCAGACATTTGGAGTGGAGGCTCCATGCAAGACAGTAGAAGAATTGACGAGCGGTATCGTCATGGCCCAAGCTCTGCAGAAAAT AGATCTAGTGTATTTCAATGACGCTTGGATTAGTAGAATCAAGCCAGACGTTGGGGACAACTGGAGGTTAAAG ATCAGCAATCTAAAGAAAGTTCTGAAAGGCATCCTAGACTATAACCAGGAG ATCCTAGGCCAGCACATTAACGACTTTACACTACCAGATGTTAACCTTATCGGAGAACACTCTGACGCATCAGAGCTCGGGAGGATGCTTCAACTTATACTGGGCTGTGCTGTCAACTGTGAACAGAAACAAG AATACATCCAGACCATAATGATGATGGAGGAGTCGGTGCAGCATGTCGTCATGACAGCCATCCAAGAG ctgaTGAGTAAAGAGACTCCAGTGATGGGAGGAACTGACTCGTACGTGGATCTAGACAGACAG CTCAAGAAGACGGCAGAGGAGCTGAACGACGCTTTGTCTACCAAGGAGGAGATCGCCCAGAGGTGTCGGGAGCTTGACATGCAG GTGGCAGCCCTGCAAGAGGAGAAGAGCAGTTTGCTAGCAGAGAACCAGGTCCTGATGGAGAGACTTAACCAGTCTGACTCCATAGAGGATATAAACAGCCCTGCTGGACGCAGACACCTCCAGCTGCAGACACAACTGGAGCAACTACAGGAAGAAACGTTCAG GTTGGAGGCATCAAAAGATGACTACCGAATCCGTTGCGAAGAGCTTGAAAAAGAACTCCTGGACGTGAAGTCGCAGAACGAAGAGCTTGCGTCGCTGGCTGATGAAGCCCAGTCTCTCAAGGACGAGATGGATGTCCTCAG GCATTCATCGGACAAAGTGTCAAAGCTGGAGGGCACAGTGGAACACTACAAGAAGAAACTAGAGGACATGGGACTCCTCAGGAGACAG AATAAGCTTTTGGAGGAGAAGAACACGGTGTTAATGCAGGGCAGCGTCAGTTTGGAAGAGGAGCTACGGAAGGCGAACGCTACCAAGGGCCAGCTGGAGACATACAAGAGACAG GTGGTTGAACTTCAGAACAGACTGTCGGAAGAGTCTAAAAAGGCCGACAAGATGGAGTTTGAGTACAAACGCGTCAAAGAGAAAGTGGACTCTctacagaaagaaaaagat CGTATGCGGACGGAGAGAGACTCTCTGAAGGAGACTATTGAGGAACTACATTGTGTCCAAGCCCAGGAGGGACAGCTCACATCAG GCTTGTTCCCGATGGCCAGCAACGACGGCTCTGATTCGCTGGCTGCTGAGATCACCACCCCAGAGATTCG agaaCATTTGATTCGTCTTCAGCATGAGAACAAGATGTTGAAGCTGGCCCAGGAGGGATCAGACAATGAGAAGATCGCGCTGTTGCAGAGTCTACTGGAGGACGCCAACAGGAGGAAAAATGAGCTGGAGACGGAGAACAG GTTAAACAATCAGCGCCTGATGGAGGAACAGGGTCAGGTAGAGGAGCTACAGAAGAACCTTCAAGAACAGGGTTCCAAAGCAGACGAC tCTTCCATTCTGAAGAAGAAATATGAGGAGCACAT GGAGAAACTACGAGAGCTGAACAATGAGTTACTGAAGAAGAATGCCTTCATCGACGAAATGGAGCCTAAATACACCACCAGCT CCCAACGAGTGGAGGACCTGGAAGAGGCCTTGAAGAAGAAAGATGAAGACATGAaactgatggaggagagataTAAGAAATACCTGGAAAAAGCCAAGAGC GTGATCCGGACCTTGGACCCCAAGCAGAACCAGGGTTCAGGTCCAGAGGTCCAGGCCCTGAAGAACCAGCTGCAGGAGAAGGACAGGATGTTGCACTCATTGGAG AAAGAGATGGACAAGACAAAAAGCCAGAGAGATTACGAGGAGAAACTGATTGTGTCAGCCTGGTACAACATG GGTATGTCTCTGCAGAAGAAGGCGGCTGAAGACAGACTCGCCAACACCGGATCCGGTCAGTCCTTCCTGGCCCGGCAGAGACAAGCCACCAGCACGCGCCGCTCCTATCCGGGCCACGTCCAGCCAGCTACCGCAAGGTAG